Proteins from a single region of Bacteroidales bacterium:
- a CDS encoding peptidylprolyl isomerase has product MLIIIMLVRPVSCDRPATMLLICTDLGDMTVEIYPEKAPVTAANFLRHVENGDYKNSMFYRVVRMDNQSRNQVKIEVIQGGLFYDEVVDSIRPIIHESTRETGILHTDGVISMARNEPGSASTEFFICIGDQPALDYGGERNPDLQGFAAFGKLVSGMDVARAIQGLPDKGQYLKKKVLIRDISLIKKP; this is encoded by the coding sequence TTGCTTATAATCATCATGCTGGTCCGGCCGGTCTCCTGTGACCGGCCGGCCACCATGTTGCTTATCTGCACCGACCTGGGCGATATGACCGTGGAGATATACCCGGAGAAAGCACCCGTAACTGCGGCTAATTTCCTTCGACATGTAGAAAACGGAGACTACAAAAACAGTATGTTTTACCGGGTGGTTCGTATGGATAACCAAAGCCGGAACCAGGTGAAGATCGAAGTGATCCAGGGTGGTTTGTTCTATGATGAAGTGGTGGATTCCATCCGTCCAATTATCCATGAATCCACCAGGGAAACCGGGATCCTGCATACAGACGGAGTGATCTCCATGGCCAGAAATGAACCCGGAAGCGCCTCCACGGAATTCTTTATCTGTATCGGCGATCAGCCGGCTCTCGATTACGGGGGTGAAAGGAATCCGGACCTGCAGGGCTTCGCCGCATTTGGAAAGCTTGTCTCCGGAATGGATGTGGCCAGAGCTATCCAGGGACTTCCAGATAAAGGCCAGTACCTCAAAAAAAAGGTGTTGATCCGTGATATCTCGCTTATTAAAAAGCCTTAA
- a CDS encoding ACP phosphodiesterase has translation MNFLAHTYLSGCNEEIIVGNFMGDYVKGKSYLDYPEQVMKGILIHRDIDSFTDMHQITRISKQRVASRYHKYAGIITDIFYDHFLASLWDNYSNLALRDFVNRTYDLLKRNYKVLPDAIKRWFPTFLENNWMMAYTTVDGIELVLERMSANTSLPDHSAFAVEVLRDQYSLFMDDFLQFFPLIIEFLEEKYKIEITSGREDYPNS, from the coding sequence ATGAATTTTCTGGCCCATACCTACCTCTCCGGATGCAATGAGGAGATCATTGTAGGCAATTTTATGGGCGATTATGTGAAGGGTAAAAGCTACCTGGATTACCCCGAACAGGTCATGAAGGGGATCCTGATCCACCGGGATATAGACTCCTTCACCGATATGCACCAGATCACCAGGATCAGCAAACAAAGAGTTGCTTCCAGGTATCATAAGTATGCCGGCATTATCACGGATATTTTTTACGATCATTTCCTGGCCTCTCTCTGGGATAACTATTCCAATTTAGCCCTTCGCGATTTTGTGAACCGGACCTATGACCTTCTGAAAAGAAATTACAAAGTACTTCCCGATGCCATCAAAAGATGGTTCCCCACTTTCCTGGAGAATAACTGGATGATGGCATATACCACGGTGGATGGCATTGAGCTGGTTCTGGAGCGGATGTCGGCCAATACTTCCCTTCCGGACCATTCGGCTTTCGCAGTGGAGGTACTAAGGGACCAGTACTCTCTGTTTATGGATGATTTCCTGCAATTCTTTCCGCTGATTATTGAGTTCCTGGAGGAGAAGTATAAAATTGAGATCACCTCCGGCAGGGAAGATTATCCGAACAGCTAA
- the rodA gene encoding rod shape-determining protein RodA has protein sequence MVQRNRVFANLDWLSLLLWLIMIGFGWMNIYSANIMEADGGVFDFSQRFGKQLIWIGASLLLALLLLVLDAKFYIYFSYLLYLLLLGILLGVLVFGTEINGAKSWFVIGGFQIQPAEFAKPVTALALASLLSSHNYNIKKFRNLAVAFGIIAAPPLLILLQPDLGSVLIFSAFLLVLFREGFSANSMMMLAALGLLFLATLLLEKSWILLILVILSLIIYMVVVRSFRKGAVPGLIIALVFAILYGINYLLKAEFSLFQTGLAAMIPVTLIIIVRGFRLREYVQIKILSGFLISIFFIISVDFAMNKVLKPHQQHRIHVTIGIEDDPQGVGYNVNQSKIAIGSGGFSGKGYLNGTQTKLHFVPEQSTDFIFCTVGEEWGFLGTSFVILLYVGFLLRMIFLAERQRSSFSRIFGYGFISVLMLHFIVNIGMTIGLLPVIGIPLPFFSYGGSSLWTFTMFLFIFLRLDASRLELLR, from the coding sequence ATGGTACAGAGGAATAGGGTATTTGCAAACCTGGACTGGCTCTCTCTCCTGCTCTGGCTGATTATGATCGGTTTCGGCTGGATGAATATCTATTCGGCAAATATCATGGAGGCCGATGGCGGGGTTTTCGACTTTTCTCAGCGATTTGGCAAACAATTGATCTGGATCGGTGCCTCCCTTCTTCTGGCCTTGCTGCTGCTGGTACTGGATGCAAAGTTCTATATCTACTTCTCCTATCTTCTTTACCTGTTGTTGCTGGGAATTCTGCTTGGGGTCCTCGTGTTTGGAACGGAGATCAACGGGGCCAAAAGCTGGTTTGTTATCGGGGGATTCCAAATTCAGCCGGCTGAATTTGCCAAACCCGTAACCGCACTGGCACTTGCCAGCCTGCTTAGTTCTCACAATTACAATATAAAAAAGTTCCGGAACCTGGCAGTGGCCTTTGGCATTATTGCGGCTCCTCCTCTGCTTATTTTGCTTCAGCCCGATCTCGGTTCTGTACTGATCTTCTCTGCCTTCCTCCTGGTCCTTTTCAGGGAGGGCTTTTCGGCCAACAGTATGATGATGCTGGCTGCCCTGGGATTGCTGTTTCTCGCCACCCTTCTGCTTGAGAAATCCTGGATTCTTCTCATCCTGGTAATCCTCAGCCTTATTATTTACATGGTGGTTGTCCGTTCGTTCAGGAAGGGAGCGGTCCCGGGCCTGATCATTGCCCTGGTTTTCGCGATCCTGTATGGAATTAATTATCTCCTGAAAGCAGAATTCTCCCTGTTTCAAACAGGCCTGGCTGCCATGATTCCGGTGACGCTGATCATCATCGTCAGGGGATTCCGTCTGCGGGAATACGTCCAGATAAAAATCCTGTCCGGATTTCTTATTTCCATCTTCTTTATTATATCGGTGGACTTTGCCATGAACAAGGTCCTGAAGCCGCACCAGCAGCATAGGATCCATGTGACCATTGGAATAGAAGATGACCCGCAGGGGGTGGGATATAATGTAAACCAATCTAAAATTGCGATCGGATCGGGGGGCTTTTCCGGCAAAGGTTACCTGAATGGCACACAGACCAAGCTCCATTTTGTTCCTGAGCAGAGCACCGATTTTATTTTCTGTACGGTCGGAGAAGAGTGGGGATTTCTGGGTACTTCCTTTGTGATCCTGCTCTATGTGGGGTTCCTTTTACGGATGATTTTCCTGGCAGAGCGACAGCGCTCCTCATTCAGCAGAATATTCGGATATGGCTTTATCTCTGTGTTGATGCTGCACTTCATAGTCAACATCGGGATGACCATAGGCCTGCTTCCGGTGATCGGGATCCCTTTACCTTTTTTCAGTTACGGAGGATCCTCGCTGTGGACCTTTACCATGTTCCTGTTTATCTTTCTCCGGCTGGATGCCAGCAGGCTCGAATTATTGAGGTAA
- a CDS encoding cyclic 2,3-diphosphoglycerate synthase, giving the protein MTRKNIIIIGAAGRDFHNFNTCFRDQEEYKVVAFTAAQIPDIDGRKYPAGLAGKLYPKGIPIYSEDQLPQLIEELQVKTCVFSYSDLPYEKVMAISALVNSAGANFMLLGTRDTMIKSKKPVISVCAVRTGCGKSQTSRRVIELLMQKGLKVVAIRHPMPYGDLEAQKVQRFASVADLKKHKCTIEEMEEYEPHVVRGNVIYAGVDYEAIVRAAEEDPAACDVILWDGGNNDFSFYKPDLTIGVVDPHRPGHELGYYPGEVVLRTSDVVVINKMDSASPEGIQTVRESIEKVNPSATVIDGASPIRVDNPAVIKGKRVLVVEDGPTLTHGEMKIGAGVVAARKYGAAGLVDPRPFTVGKLTETFEIYPEIGTLLPAMGYGEQQLKDLETTINNSDCDSVIIGTPIDLNRLIDIQKPNTRVYYDLQEIGEPDLNGVLDEFVQKHKLA; this is encoded by the coding sequence ATGACTAGAAAGAATATTATTATTATTGGAGCTGCAGGAAGGGATTTCCATAATTTTAACACCTGTTTCAGGGACCAGGAGGAATACAAGGTAGTGGCATTTACAGCTGCTCAAATCCCCGATATTGATGGAAGAAAATACCCGGCCGGGCTGGCTGGAAAGCTCTACCCGAAAGGAATCCCCATATATTCGGAGGACCAGCTACCTCAACTGATTGAGGAACTGCAGGTCAAAACCTGTGTATTTTCATACAGCGACCTCCCTTATGAGAAGGTAATGGCCATCAGCGCCCTTGTAAATTCAGCCGGAGCAAATTTTATGCTTCTGGGGACCAGGGATACCATGATCAAGAGCAAGAAGCCGGTGATCTCCGTCTGTGCGGTCAGAACCGGGTGCGGAAAAAGTCAGACCTCCCGAAGGGTCATCGAACTGCTGATGCAAAAAGGTCTGAAAGTGGTTGCCATCAGACATCCCATGCCTTATGGGGACCTGGAAGCACAGAAAGTTCAACGCTTTGCCAGCGTGGCTGACCTGAAAAAGCATAAATGTACGATCGAAGAAATGGAAGAATACGAACCCCATGTAGTCAGGGGGAATGTGATCTATGCCGGGGTCGATTATGAAGCCATAGTACGTGCTGCGGAAGAGGATCCTGCCGCATGTGATGTGATTCTCTGGGACGGGGGTAACAATGACTTCTCATTTTACAAGCCGGATCTGACCATTGGTGTGGTGGATCCGCACAGGCCCGGACATGAATTAGGCTACTACCCGGGAGAGGTGGTACTGCGGACCTCGGATGTCGTGGTGATCAATAAAATGGACTCTGCCTCGCCGGAGGGTATCCAGACGGTCCGGGAGAGCATCGAGAAAGTAAACCCTTCTGCCACGGTGATCGACGGAGCCTCACCAATCCGGGTGGATAATCCCGCGGTGATTAAAGGGAAAAGAGTTCTGGTAGTGGAAGACGGGCCCACGCTCACCCACGGAGAAATGAAGATTGGTGCAGGAGTAGTGGCCGCCAGGAAATACGGGGCTGCCGGACTGGTGGACCCACGACCTTTTACGGTGGGCAAACTGACCGAGACCTTCGAGATCTATCCGGAGATCGGGACCCTTCTCCCGGCCATGGGTTATGGAGAACAGCAGTTAAAGGATCTGGAAACAACCATTAATAACTCTGACTGCGATTCAGTGATCATAGGGACTCCCATTGATCTGAATCGCTTGATCGATATTCAGAAACCAAATACCCGGGTATACTACGATCTGCAGGAAATCGGAGAACCCGATTTGAATGGTGTACTTGATGAATTTGTTCAGAAACATAAACTGGCCTGA
- a CDS encoding lysine 2,3-aminomutase — protein sequence MKYQVYARHNLKKIPHFGKLSKEQVQSIRVVSEVLPFKTNNYVVKELIDWNNYLEDPIYILNFPQKEMLRPSQYRALTEMVESNSSKADLAEYVHEMRLDLNPHPAGQLEHNVPTLKGRVLTGIQHKYRETMLFFPTQGQTCHAYCTFCFRWPQFTGLNELKFAMKQASLVVAYLKENPSITDILITGGDPMVMKTEVLERYIDAFLTADLPQLNTIRIGTKSLSFWPYRYLTDPDSGQLLDLLRKVNEKGIHVALMAHINHPRELETDAVREAVARIRETGTIIRSQSPVLKHINDDPAIWTRMWKLQLNLGIIPYYMFVARDTGAQAYFGLSLERAHQIFNGAYQHISGIGRTVRGPSMSAGPGKVRIAGISEIRGEKVFVLDFLQGRNPKWVGQPFFAAFDPEVQWLDDLVPAFGEKEFFYEKEYKKLLKVDKLPGHRLSTDNKQYA from the coding sequence ATGAAATATCAGGTATACGCGAGACATAATCTAAAAAAAATACCCCATTTCGGAAAGCTGAGCAAGGAGCAGGTCCAATCCATCAGAGTGGTTTCCGAGGTGCTCCCATTTAAGACCAACAACTATGTTGTAAAGGAGCTGATCGACTGGAATAACTATCTGGAGGATCCCATCTATATATTGAATTTCCCACAAAAAGAGATGCTCAGGCCTTCTCAGTACCGGGCTCTCACTGAAATGGTGGAAAGCAATAGCAGTAAAGCCGATCTGGCCGAATATGTCCATGAAATGAGGCTTGACCTCAATCCCCATCCGGCCGGACAGCTGGAACACAATGTTCCCACCCTCAAGGGCAGGGTTTTGACCGGAATTCAGCATAAATACCGCGAAACAATGCTCTTCTTTCCCACCCAGGGACAGACCTGCCATGCTTACTGCACCTTCTGTTTCAGGTGGCCGCAGTTCACTGGTCTGAATGAGCTTAAGTTCGCCATGAAGCAGGCCAGCCTGGTGGTTGCCTACCTGAAAGAAAATCCTTCGATCACCGATATCCTGATCACCGGGGGGGATCCCATGGTCATGAAAACGGAGGTGCTGGAAAGATATATCGATGCCTTTTTGACTGCGGATCTGCCACAGTTGAATACCATCCGTATTGGCACAAAATCGCTCTCTTTCTGGCCTTACCGGTACCTGACTGACCCGGATTCCGGCCAGCTGCTGGATCTCCTTCGGAAAGTAAACGAGAAAGGGATCCATGTGGCGCTGATGGCCCATATAAATCATCCGCGGGAACTGGAAACAGATGCAGTCAGGGAGGCTGTAGCACGGATCAGGGAAACGGGAACTATCATCCGTAGTCAGTCTCCCGTACTGAAACATATCAATGACGATCCGGCCATCTGGACCAGGATGTGGAAGCTGCAGCTTAACCTGGGAATTATTCCTTACTACATGTTCGTAGCAAGAGATACCGGGGCACAGGCCTATTTCGGGCTCAGCCTGGAACGTGCACACCAGATTTTTAACGGGGCCTATCAGCACATAAGCGGCATCGGCCGCACCGTCAGGGGGCCGAGTATGTCGGCCGGTCCGGGTAAAGTGCGGATCGCAGGCATCAGTGAAATCCGGGGGGAGAAAGTATTCGTGCTGGATTTTTTACAGGGCCGCAATCCCAAATGGGTGGGACAGCCTTTCTTTGCCGCTTTCGATCCGGAAGTACAATGGCTGGACGACCTTGTTCCGGCTTTCGGAGAGAAGGAGTTTTTCTATGAAAAAGAATATAAAAAGCTCCTGAAGGTAGATAAACTTCCCGGTCACAGGCTCTCCACGGATAATAAGCAGTACGCTTAG